The genomic interval TCTGCGCTGATGGTCAGCCGCTCGACAGCGAAGCCGGCCTGTTCCAGCGCGGCGGCGAGGCCGTCCGCGCCGGCCAGCGAGACCGCGTGCTCTGCGCTCTCGCCCCCTCCTATGACGACGATCCGCTTCATGCAGCGCTCCTTCTCACTCGTGGTCCGATGCCTGTGACGATCGTGTGCGGGATCGTGCCCGCCCAGGCGGCCCACTCCTGCACGCTCGGCGCCCCCGCGTCGGGCCCGAAGATCGTCACCGTGGTGCCGCGCGGGTAGTCGAAGACGCCGGTGTCGACGACGATCTGATCCATCGACACCCGACCGACGATGGGATGCCGCCGGCCATCGATCGACACGCAGGCGTCGGCGGACAGCTCCCTCGGGATGCCGTCGGCATAGCCGACCCCGACGACCGCAAGCCGTGTGGGGGAGCTCGTGATGTGCGTACCGCCGTAGCCGACCGGCGTGCCCGCTGATGCGCTGATGCTGTGCACCACCGGGGCGGTGAATCGTCCCGCTGCCGCGAGCGTCGTGGTGGCAGACGGATCGATGCCGACCAGCCCGGCGCCGATCCGCACCAGATCGAAATGGGTGCCGGTGTCGGTCAGAGCTCCTGACGTGGCAGACAGGTGGGTGATGACGGGGGCGAAGCCCGCGCGCAGCGCGGTGTCACGGGCCGCGCGCATGAACAGCACGGCGGGCACGTTGGCGCGCGGATCAGCGCGGTCGGCGTTCGGCAGGTGCCCCATCAGACCGGTCACAGTGATGTGTCCGGCATCGCGACCCCGGCGGGCCAGCTGCAGCAGGGCGTTCCAGTCCTCGATGGGGCATCCGCCCCTGGTCATGCCGGTGTCCACACTGAGGTGCACGCGCTGCGCCGTGGGGCGCTGGTCGAGCAGCGCTCGCAGTTCGTCGACCGAGCCGATCGCGACGTCGACGCGCAGCAGGTTCGCCTGCTCGGCGTCGATCCCCGCCGGGTTCAACCACGCCAGGATCGGCGCGCGCAGCCCGGCCTCACGCAGCGGTGCCGCATGAGCGACGTCGGTGATGCCGAGCCATTCGGCTCCGGCATCGAGGGCGGCGGATGCCACGGGCACGGCCCCGTGGCCGTATCCGTCGGCCTTCACGACGGCCATGATCGGCGGGCGGACCTGCGCCTGCACCCTGGCGATGTTCTCGGCGACCGAGGATCGAATCAGCTGCAGAGTGGGTGGGGGGAAGCTCATGTCGATCCTCACCGCCGCTCGGAGGCGTCGGCGTACATGCGCGGGCATCCGACGTCGACGGCGTCCGGACGCAGCTCGAAGTGCCACGCCTCGTTGGCGTACACCTGGCAGAGTCCGTGCGCGGCGCCGTGGTCGGCGAGCCACTCCGCGGCCCGCCACGGGCCGATGTCGACCGCCTCGCCGGACACGTGCTCCGACTCCTCGGGTGTGGCCACCCAGCGGGCGGCCTCTTCTGCCGTGCCGTGCTCTGCGGTGGCATCCTGCAGCAGGAGGTTCTGATAGGCGGGCGTGCGCCAGCCGCTGTTCAGACGGATCTCCACCCCGTCCGCCGCCGCGTCGTCGGCTGCGCGGCGGAGCGCGTCGAGCAGTGCGGGCTCGAGATTCGTCACCGCCGGAACGTCGCTCCAGGCATTCACCTGCTCGCCATCGCGGATCACGCCGTCCGCACCCGTGACCTCTCGGTCGGCGGTCGTGCCGGCAGGCTGCCCGACCACCGGCTGCCCGTCCGCCGCTGCGCGTGGTGCGTGCTGCAGTTGGAGTGCCGCCTGGGTGACGGCGAAGGCCGCGAGCACGACGATGAGCACCGTGATGCCCGTGAGGGTCCGACGCCGACGCCGACGCCTGCGCTCGGTGGCCGCGGTCATCGTTCTGACGCTGTTCATGCTCCCAGTCAACGAAGCCGGATGTTGCAGGGCCGTATGCGGTTTTCGATACGCGGGCGATATGCGCCCGCACGTAGGCTTCAGGCATGCGCGTTCTGATCGTCGAGGACGAGCCCCTGATGGCCGAGGCCATCCGCGATGGGCTCCGGCTGGAGGCCATCGCCGCCGACATCGCCGCCGACGGCGACACCGCGCTCGAGCTGCTGACGATCAACGCCTACGACCTGGCTGTGCTCGACCGCGACCTGCCTGGGCTCTCCGGGGACGACATCGCCCGCTGGATCGTGGCCTCTGGCAGCGGCATCCCGATCATGATCCTGACGGCCGCCGACCGCCTCGACGACAAGGTCTCGGGTTTCGAGCTGGGCGCCGACGATTACCTCACGAAGCCGTTCGAGCTGCGTGAGCTGGTGATGCGTCTGCGCGCGCTCGATCGCCGTCGGGCTCACGCGCGGCCACCGGTGCGAGAGCTCGCTGGTCTGCGCCTGGATCCGTTCCGTCGCGAGGTGTATCGCGATGATCGCTATGTCGCGCTGACCAGGAAGCAGTTCGCCGTTCTCGAGGTGCTCATCGCCGCTGAGGGCGGGGTGGTCAGTGCGGAGGAGCTGCTGGAGCGGGCGTGGGATGAGAACGCGGATCCGTTCACGAATGCCGTGCGCATCACGGTCTCGGCGCTGCGCAAGCGTCTTGGCGAGCCATGGGTGATCGCCACGGTGCCCGGTGTCGGCTATCGCATAGATACCGCGCCGCAGGGAGACGTCGATGCCGACCGGTAGGCTCCCCGGGCTGAGCGTGCGGACCAAGCTCGCGTTGACGTACGCTGGATTCCTGATCGTCGCCGGCACCGTGTTGCTGACGGTGGTCTTCCTGTTCCTGCTGCGCTACGTGCCCGACGGCGCCATCACCGCCGATCGGTTCGTGCCCAATCAGTCAGACCTGGTGCGCGCGTTCACGCCGGCGGTCAGCTGGGCGATGCTGTTCCTTCTGGTGGTGGGGCTGCTGGGCGGCTGGTTCCTCGCAGGGCGCATGCTGGCGCCGCTGAACCGCATCAGCCGGGTCGCGCAGCTCACCGCGCAGGGGAATCTCGATCGGCGCGTGGCGATGCCGGGGCGCCGCGATGAGTTCCGCGACCTCGCCGACGTGTTCGACACCATGCTGGACCGCATCCAGGCGCAGATCGCCGAGCAGCAGCGTTTCGCGGCGAACGCCTCGCACGAGCTGCGCACGCCGCTGGCGATCACCCAGACCCTGCTCGAAGTGGCAGAGGCCGACCCCGACCGCGACGTCGACGCGCTGCTGTCGCGCCTCACCCAGGTCAATGCTCGCGCGGTCGAACTGACAGAGGCGCTGCTGCTGCTGGCGCGCGCAGATGGCCAGGCGTTCGAGCGCCGACCCGTCGACCTCTCACTGCTGGTCGAGGAGGCGACCGAGAATCTGCTGCCGCTCGCCGAGAAGCGCGGCATCGTCCTGGAATCGATGGGCACCCCGACGCGCGTGATCGGCTCGGACGCACTGTTGCTGCAGCTGCTGACCAACCTGATGCACAACGCGATCGTGCACAACGTCGGCCCCGGCGGCTACGTGGGGGTGCGGGTGGCGGCCGAACCGGATGCCGTCGTGCTGACGGTCGGCAACACCGGGCATCCGATCTCGCCCGAGCTGCTCTCGACGCTGGCCGAGCCCTTCCAGCGCGGCGCTGGACGCACGCGTCAGACGGGCAGGGAGGATGCTGACGCGGATCCGTCGGTCGACCACGGCGGTCTCGGGCTCGGCCTCGCCATCGCGCAGAGCATCGCCAGGGCGCATGATGCGCAGCTGCGCTTCACCGCGCGGGCGGAGGGCGGGCTCATGGTCGACGTCCGGTTCCCTCGCGCGGAGTGACCCGGACCCGCCCTCCGACGCTGACGCTCAGCCGATGGCGTCCACGAACCACGAGGTGATGGTGGACGGATGCGTGATCGCGGTGCCGACGCAGACGCTGAAGGCACCGGCCGCGAGCGCCGCGGCTGCCTGGGCAGGCGAATGGATGCGCCCCTCGGCCACCACTGGCAGGGAGCAGGCCTGGGTCACCAGTGAGATCAGCTCGAGGTCCGGCCCGTCGGTCTTCGGCCGCTCGCCGGTGTAGCCCGAAAGCGTCGTGCCGATGATGTCAGCGCCTGCGGCTTCGGCCGCGATGGCATCTTCGAGCGACCCGCAGTCCGCCATGATCA from Microbacterium sp. H1-D42 carries:
- the alr gene encoding alanine racemase codes for the protein MSFPPPTLQLIRSSVAENIARVQAQVRPPIMAVVKADGYGHGAVPVASAALDAGAEWLGITDVAHAAPLREAGLRAPILAWLNPAGIDAEQANLLRVDVAIGSVDELRALLDQRPTAQRVHLSVDTGMTRGGCPIEDWNALLQLARRGRDAGHITVTGLMGHLPNADRADPRANVPAVLFMRAARDTALRAGFAPVITHLSATSGALTDTGTHFDLVRIGAGLVGIDPSATTTLAAAGRFTAPVVHSISASAGTPVGYGGTHITSSPTRLAVVGVGYADGIPRELSADACVSIDGRRHPIVGRVSMDQIVVDTGVFDYPRGTTVTIFGPDAGAPSVQEWAAWAGTIPHTIVTGIGPRVRRSAA
- a CDS encoding HAMP domain-containing sensor histidine kinase — protein: MRTKLALTYAGFLIVAGTVLLTVVFLFLLRYVPDGAITADRFVPNQSDLVRAFTPAVSWAMLFLLVVGLLGGWFLAGRMLAPLNRISRVAQLTAQGNLDRRVAMPGRRDEFRDLADVFDTMLDRIQAQIAEQQRFAANASHELRTPLAITQTLLEVAEADPDRDVDALLSRLTQVNARAVELTEALLLLARADGQAFERRPVDLSLLVEEATENLLPLAEKRGIVLESMGTPTRVIGSDALLLQLLTNLMHNAIVHNVGPGGYVGVRVAAEPDAVVLTVGNTGHPISPELLSTLAEPFQRGAGRTRQTGREDADADPSVDHGGLGLGLAIAQSIARAHDAQLRFTARAEGGLMVDVRFPRAE
- a CDS encoding response regulator transcription factor, which gives rise to MRVLIVEDEPLMAEAIRDGLRLEAIAADIAADGDTALELLTINAYDLAVLDRDLPGLSGDDIARWIVASGSGIPIMILTAADRLDDKVSGFELGADDYLTKPFELRELVMRLRALDRRRAHARPPVRELAGLRLDPFRREVYRDDRYVALTRKQFAVLEVLIAAEGGVVSAEELLERAWDENADPFTNAVRITVSALRKRLGEPWVIATVPGVGYRIDTAPQGDVDADR
- a CDS encoding D-alanyl-D-alanine carboxypeptidase family protein, translated to MNSVRTMTAATERRRRRRRRTLTGITVLIVVLAAFAVTQAALQLQHAPRAAADGQPVVGQPAGTTADREVTGADGVIRDGEQVNAWSDVPAVTNLEPALLDALRRAADDAAADGVEIRLNSGWRTPAYQNLLLQDATAEHGTAEEAARWVATPEESEHVSGEAVDIGPWRAAEWLADHGAAHGLCQVYANEAWHFELRPDAVDVGCPRMYADASERR